Proteins encoded together in one Impatiens glandulifera chromosome 1, dImpGla2.1, whole genome shotgun sequence window:
- the LOC124919031 gene encoding uncharacterized protein LOC124919031, translating into MERIEPTLIPQWLKGTGNVTGGATALHQTLSSSLISDDHTTPKHARNRQANVNGHDIGRSYNSDRTTSSYFRRSSSSNGSGRRAQSSFGWEREKYDSKDKDKSILGDFRRFDYSDPFDNILPNRAEKDLRRSQSLITGKGGESSPRKVSTEFNNNKSNHGNSNGLVSVSSLINTVQKTAFERDFPSLGADEKQLASEVRRVSSPVLATAIQTLPTILGGDGWTSALAEVPVIVGSGSVQQPITSTAATSITSSTIGVLNMAETVAHGPTRANNIPQLPVGNQRMEELVLKQSRQLIPVIPAMPKNSVLNAPEKSKSKTSQPQQNPSSFANLSPRANAVKPDLHRTSMGGKQLHVLKPSRERNNGSPLATKDNSTPIDSKIAGVNVVLSSSSVAPPVNSRPVPPILEKRQTQAQARSRNDFFNLVRKNSMPNPSSIEIGTSPTEAVVADSPVVKQSGEIDSPPSDMSVTKQLTDKVDDDMNNYGKTLYSEEEEAAFLRSLGWEEKNNGEDEGLTEEEISAFYKHVDEYIKQKPTSKTSQKIQPKLFGPRNSSISSDDGTTCSGSSSSDSKADS; encoded by the exons ATGGAAAGAATTGAACCTACATTGATTCCCCAATGGCTGAAAGGCACTGGAAATGTAACTGGTGGAGCTACTGCTTTACATCAAACATTGTCATCCTCATTAATCTCTG ATGATCACACTACACCTAAacatgcaagaaataggcaggCAAATGTAAATGGACATGATATAGGCAGATCATATAACTCTGATAGAACTACATCTTCCTACTTTCGTCGTAGTTCCAGCAGTAACGGATCAGGTCGTCGTGCTCAAAGTAGTTTTGGGTGGGAAAGAGAAAAGTACGATTCCAAGGACAAGGACAAGTCAATTTTGGGTGATTTCAGGCGATTTGACTATTCTGATCCTTTTGATAACATACTACCAAACAGGGCTGAGAAGGATTTGAGACGTTCACAGTCGCTGATAACTGGGAAAGGAGGCGAATCATCGCCAAGAAAAGTGTCTACTGAATTCAACAATAATAAGAGTAACCATGGTAATAGTAATGGCCTGGTTTCTGTGAGCAGTTTGATTAACACAGTGCAAAAAACTGCATTTGAGCGAGACTTTCCATCACTAGGAGCTGATGAAAAGCAATTAGCTTCTGAGGTTAGAAGAGTTTCATCACCTGTATTGGCTACTGCCATCCAAACCTTGCCAACAATATTAGGTGGAGATGGTTGGACATCAGCACTAGCAGAGGTTCCTGTTATAGTTGGTAGTGGATCTGTTCAACAACCTATTACCTCAACTGCTGCTACTTCCATAACTTCAAGCACAATTGGTGTGCTTAACATGGCTGAGACTGTGGCTCACGGCCCTACTCGTGCCAATAATATACCACAG ttACCTGTTGGAAATCAGAGAATGGAAGAGTTGGTTCTTAAGCAATCTAGGCAATTAATTCCTGTTATACCAGCTATGCCAAAAAATTCG GTACTGAATGCTCCAGAGAAATCCAAATCCAAGACTTCACAACCTCAACAAAATCCATCTTCATTTGCTAACCTTTCCCCACGAGCCAATGCTGTAAAACCCGATCTTCATCGAACATCTATGGGCGGAAAGCAGCTCCATGTTCTCAAACCATCTCGAGAAAGAAACAATGGTTCTCCTCTTGCCACAAAGGACAATTCAACCCCCATCGACAGCAAAATTGCAGGAGTTAATGTTGTTCTCTCTTCTTCATCTGTTGCTCCTCCAGTCAATAGCAGGCCGGTCCCACCAATTTTGGAAAAGAGGCAAACTCAAGCTCAAGCTCGAAGCAGAAACGACTTCTTCAATCTCGTGAGGAAGAATTCTATGCCCAATCCATCTTCGATTGAAATTGGAACCAGTCCTACTGAAGCAGTAGTAGCCGAttctcctgttgttaaacaATCCGGGGAAATCGATTCTCCTCCATCGGATATGTCAGTTACAAAGCAATTGACGGACAAGGTTGATGATGATATGAACAATTATGGAAAGACCCTTTactctgaagaagaagaggCTGCGTTTCTGAGGTCTCTCGGTTGGGAAGAGAAGAATAATGGAGAAGATGAAGGACTTACTGAGGAAGAGATCAGTGCTTTCTATAAGCACGTTGATGAG TATATTAAACAGAAGCCAACGTCGAAAACTTCGCAAAAGATACAGCCGAAGTTGTTTGGACCTCGGAATTCAAGTATCAGCAGCGACGATGGGACGACTTGCTCTGGATCGAGTTCTTCGGATTCGAAAGCTGATTCCTAA